In Clostridia bacterium, a genomic segment contains:
- a CDS encoding AMP-binding protein: MVNSRDVNLKILEMAQRIRELREIENYTPEEMAEKTGITAEEYLKCENGETDLNFAFIYRCAAALRVNVTDIIEGYSPNLKSYTVTRAGAGQQIAKAHGMVYHNLAYAFKNRIAEPLYVVSSYDEAAQSRDIELTTHTGQECDIVIEGHLMVQVGEHKEVLGPGDSIYYNSDTPHGMIAVNGKDCAFYAIVLRADTDISENASTDIVKTEEIIGSVHRDTKDRIYHKFIDIEEDAQGTPTSITFKNEDKFNFAFDLVDELSKREPEKLAMLHISKDHEERPFTFTDMRRLSSQCANYFASLGIKKGDRVMLVLKRHYQFWIAMLGLNKLGAIAIPAVAQLHEHDLEYRFNAAGVSAIVCTADDGVADFVDAAQKNSPTLKIKMMVGGEKEGWKNFDEDYKRFSTHFERTADSPCGDDTMLMYFTSGTSGYPKIATHNYKYPLGHFHTAKYWHNVDPDGLHFTISDTGWAKAMWGKLYGQWLCEAATFVYDFDRFDAADILPMFAKYQITTFCAPPTMLRMMVKQDISKYDFSSVKHMSTAGEALNPEVYRQFEKATGLQIKEGFGQTESTMIIGNLIGKPHKIGAMGKPAPIYKVELHDADGNQVKTSESGEIVINVKDGAPCGLFTGYYGDEEKTKEVWHDGYYHTGDVAWRDEDGYFWYVGRVDDVIKSSGYRIGPFEIESVIMELPYVLECGVSAVPDEVRGQIVKASIVLVNGKEPSDDLKKEIQNYVKEKTAPYKYPRIVEFKESLPKTVSGKIQRNKL; encoded by the coding sequence ATGGTAAACTCAAGAGATGTAAACTTAAAAATTCTCGAAATGGCGCAGCGTATCCGTGAACTGCGCGAAATTGAAAACTACACACCGGAGGAAATGGCTGAAAAAACCGGTATTACCGCCGAAGAGTATTTAAAATGCGAAAACGGCGAAACCGATTTGAACTTTGCCTTTATCTACCGCTGTGCGGCGGCACTTCGTGTTAACGTAACCGATATCATCGAAGGCTACAGCCCGAATCTTAAATCTTACACCGTTACCCGTGCAGGTGCAGGTCAGCAGATTGCAAAGGCACACGGCATGGTGTATCATAACCTGGCATACGCCTTTAAAAACCGTATTGCAGAGCCTTTGTATGTAGTAAGCTCGTATGACGAAGCGGCACAAAGCCGCGACATTGAGCTGACCACCCATACAGGTCAGGAGTGCGATATTGTTATTGAAGGTCATCTTATGGTGCAGGTGGGTGAGCACAAGGAGGTGCTCGGCCCCGGTGACAGCATTTACTACAACAGTGATACGCCTCATGGTATGATTGCGGTAAACGGCAAGGATTGTGCCTTTTATGCGATTGTTTTGCGTGCAGATACCGATATTTCGGAAAATGCAAGCACCGATATTGTAAAGACTGAAGAAATCATCGGCTCGGTACACAGAGATACCAAGGACAGAATTTATCATAAATTCATTGATATTGAAGAGGATGCCCAGGGCACACCCACATCCATCACCTTCAAAAACGAAGACAAATTCAACTTTGCCTTTGATTTGGTAGACGAGCTTTCCAAACGCGAGCCTGAAAAGCTTGCTATGCTCCACATTTCCAAGGACCATGAGGAAAGACCGTTCACCTTTACCGATATGCGCCGTCTTTCCAGCCAGTGCGCAAACTATTTTGCATCTCTTGGCATTAAAAAGGGCGACAGAGTTATGCTTGTGTTAAAGCGTCACTATCAGTTCTGGATAGCAATGCTTGGCTTAAACAAGCTAGGTGCCATCGCAATTCCTGCGGTAGCACAGCTGCATGAGCATGATTTGGAATACAGATTTAACGCTGCAGGCGTCAGCGCTATTGTTTGCACCGCAGACGACGGTGTGGCAGACTTTGTAGACGCGGCACAAAAGAACAGCCCCACCTTAAAAATCAAAATGATGGTTGGTGGTGAAAAAGAGGGTTGGAAGAACTTTGATGAAGACTACAAACGTTTCTCTACCCATTTTGAGCGTACGGCAGATTCTCCCTGCGGTGACGATACCATGCTGATGTACTTTACATCGGGTACATCCGGCTATCCTAAGATTGCAACTCATAACTATAAATATCCCTTAGGGCATTTCCATACCGCGAAATACTGGCATAATGTAGACCCGGACGGCTTACACTTTACCATTTCGGATACCGGTTGGGCAAAGGCAATGTGGGGTAAGCTGTATGGTCAGTGGCTTTGCGAAGCAGCAACCTTTGTGTATGATTTTGACCGCTTTGATGCGGCAGATATTTTGCCCATGTTTGCAAAATATCAGATTACAACCTTCTGTGCACCTCCGACCATGCTCCGTATGATGGTAAAACAGGATATATCCAAATATGATTTTTCCTCTGTTAAGCATATGTCTACTGCGGGCGAAGCTTTAAATCCCGAAGTATATCGCCAATTTGAAAAGGCAACCGGCTTGCAGATTAAAGAAGGCTTTGGTCAGACAGAAAGCACCATGATCATCGGTAACCTTATCGGTAAACCGCACAAAATCGGTGCAATGGGTAAGCCGGCTCCCATTTACAAGGTTGAACTGCATGATGCGGACGGCAACCAGGTAAAAACCTCTGAATCGGGCGAAATTGTTATCAATGTTAAGGACGGTGCACCTTGCGGTCTGTTTACCGGCTACTATGGTGATGAAGAAAAGACCAAAGAGGTTTGGCACGACGGTTATTATCATACCGGTGACGTGGCATGGCGCGATGAAGATGGATATTTCTGGTATGTAGGCCGTGTGGATGACGTTATCAAATCCTCCGGTTACCGTATCGGACCCTTTGAAATCGAAAGTGTTATCATGGAACTGCCGTATGTTTTAGAATGCGGTGTTTCGGCTGTACCTGATGAGGTTCGCGGTCAGATTGTTAAGGCAAGTATTGTGCTTGTAAACGGCAAAGAGCCTTCCGATGACCTGAAAAAAGAAATTCAGAACTATGTTAAGGAAAAGACTGCACCCTACAAATATCCCAGAATTGTAGAGTTTAAAGAAAGTCTGCCCAAGACCGTAAGCGGTAAAATCCAGAGAAATAAACTTTAA